AACGGCCCGAGGCCGCGGGTCGGCAGACCCACGGCCTCGGTACGGCGTCCTGACGACGGTTTACAGCGCCTTGCGGAACTCCTCCGCAGCCTGCAGGAACAGATCCATCGCCGAGCTCTCGCCGATCGTCACCCGCACCCCCTCGCCGGGGAACGGCCGCACGACCACACCGGCCCGCTCACAGGCCGCGGCGAAGTCGACCGTACGGTCCCCCAGCCGCAGCCAGACGAAGTTGGCCTGCGATTCCGGCACCGTCCAGCCCTGCCCGAGCAGACCGTCCACCACCCGCGCCCGCTCGGCCACCAGCGCGTCGACCCGCTCCAGCAGCGCCGCCTCGCTGCGCAGCGACGCCACCGCCGCCTCCTGCGCAAGCTGGCTGACACCGAACGGCACCGCCGTCTTGCGCAGCGCCGCGGCCACCGGCTCATGGGCCACCGCGAAGCCGACCCGCAGCCCCGCCAGGCCGTACGCCTTGGAGAAGGTCCGCAGCACGCACACATTGGGACGGTCGCGGTAGAGATCGATACCGTCCGGCACCTCGGCGTCCCGGATGAACTCGCGGTAGGCCTCGTCCAGCACCACCAGCACATCGCCCGGCACCCGGTCCAGGAAGGACTCCAGCTCGGCCCGGCGTACGACGGTGCCGGTGGGGTTGTTGGGGTTGCA
This genomic stretch from Streptomyces nigrescens harbors:
- the hisC gene encoding histidinol-phosphate transaminase, which produces MSEKTPRLRAALDGVPTYKPGRPAAAGGPVTYKLSSNENPYPPLPGVLESAVTAAGSFNRYPDMACTGLMAELSERFSVPVEHLATGTGSVGVAQQLVQATSGPGDEVIYAWRSFEAYPIITQVSGATSVQVPLTSGEVHDLDAMLAAITDRTRLIFVCNPNNPTGTVVRRAELESFLDRVPGDVLVVLDEAYREFIRDAEVPDGIDLYRDRPNVCVLRTFSKAYGLAGLRVGFAVAHEPVAAALRKTAVPFGVSQLAQEAAVASLRSEAALLERVDALVAERARVVDGLLGQGWTVPESQANFVWLRLGDRTVDFAAACERAGVVVRPFPGEGVRVTIGESSAMDLFLQAAEEFRKAL